Proteins encoded by one window of Xiphias gladius isolate SHS-SW01 ecotype Sanya breed wild chromosome 15, ASM1685928v1, whole genome shotgun sequence:
- the LOC120800757 gene encoding dnaJ homolog subfamily A member 3, mitochondrial-like isoform X3 — translation MASSATRLTTRWLAATVSSGHRSGRFLVVPARHAGVCSATISQAHRGGGAVSLSSRTRGNAVTLRGLTVVRLPHVTTGHSFHTSSKLANKQDFYEVLGVSRTASQKDIKKAYYQLAKKYHPDTNPDDPEAKEKFAKLAEAYEILSDDVKRKQYDTYGAAGFDPSRAGAGQQQYYRAGGTSIDPEELFRKIFGEFTGGMGFGDIHSMFEQRPEFVMELTFAEAAKGANKELSVNLDDACPRCDGKGSEPGTKVSHCHYCNGTGMESINTGPFMMRTTCRRCGGKGSIITTPCALCRGSGQTKKRQAVTVPVPAGVEDGQTVRMSVGTREILITFRVQRSPVFRRNGADIHSDTPISVAQAILGGSTTAQGLYQTINIVIPPSCPADQVIRLQGKGIRRMNSYSYGDHYVHIKIRMPKKLTRRQRSLLLSYAEEETDVQGTVNGVSPSAGKKATW, via the exons ATGGCGTCCTCCGCTACCCGGCTGACTACACGCTGGCTAGCGGCGACGGTTTCTTCTGGACACCGTAGCGGTCGTTTTCTCGTTGTCCCCGCCAGACATGCAGGAGTTTGTTCGGCGACGATATCGCAGGCGCACCGGGGTGGGGGAGCGGTCAGCCTGAGCTCCCGGACACGCGGAAATGCCGTGACATTGAGAGGACTGACAG TGGTGAGACTTCCCCATGTCACTACCGGCCACTCTTTCCACACCAGCAGCAAGTTGGCAAACAAGCAGGACTTCTATGAAGTCTTGGGTGTCTCCCGCACTGCCTCACAAAAGGACATCAAAAAGGCTTACTACCAG TTGGCAAAGAAATACCACCCGGATACCAACCCAGATGACCCAGAGGCCAAAGAGAAGTTCGCCAAACTGGCCGAAGCCTATGAG ATACTGAGTGATGACGTGAAGAGGAAGCAGTATGACACATACGGAGCAGCAGGCTTCGACCCCAGTCGAGCTGGGGCAGGCCAGCAGCAGTACTACAGAGCCGGTGGGACCAGTATAGACCCAGAGGAGCTCTTCAGGAAGATCTTTGGAGAGTTTACCGGAGGAATGGGCTTCGGAGATATCCACAGCATGTTTGAACAAAGGCCCGAG TTTGTGATGGAGCTTACGTTTGCAGAGGCAGCGAAGGGCGCGAACAAGGAACTTAGTGTGAACCTCGATGATGCCTGCCCAAGGTGTGATGGAAAGGGCAGTGAGCCAGGCACCAAGGTGTCACATTGTCACTACTGCAACGGCACTGGCATG GAGTCGATCAACACAGGTCCGTTCATGATGCGCACCACCTGTCGACGCTGCGGCGGGAAGGGATCCATTATAACCACGCCCTGTGCTCTGTGCCGGGGTTCAGGCCAGACCAAGAAGAGGCAGGCGGTCACTGTGCCCGTACCTGCTG GTGTGGAAGATGGTCAGACAGTGCGCATGTCAGTAGGGACAAGAGAAATCCTCATTACATTCAGG GTCCAGAGGAGCCCAGTGTTCAGACGCAATGGAGCAGACATCCACTCAGACACGCCGATTTCTGTAGCTCAAGCCATCCTGGGGGGCTCCACCACGGCACAGGGCCTCTACCAAACCATCAATATAGTG atTCCCCCCAGTTGCCCGGCTGATCAGGTGATCCGGCTGCAGGGGAAAGGCATTCGGAGGATGAACAGCTACAGCTACGGAGATCATTATGTTCACATCAAGATCAGAATGCCCAA gAAGCTGACTCGAAGGCAGCGCTCTCTGTTGCTCAGCTATGCTGAGGAGGAGACGGACGTGCAGGGAACCGTCAATGGTGTCAGTCCCTCTGCAG GTAAAAAAGCAACATGGTGA
- the LOC120800757 gene encoding dnaJ homolog subfamily A member 3, mitochondrial-like isoform X1, with protein sequence MASSATRLTTRWLAATVSSGHRSGRFLVVPARHAGVCSATISQAHRGGGAVSLSSRTRGNAVTLRGLTVVRLPHVTTGHSFHTSSKLANKQDFYEVLGVSRTASQKDIKKAYYQLAKKYHPDTNPDDPEAKEKFAKLAEAYEILSDDVKRKQYDTYGAAGFDPSRAGAGQQQYYRAGGTSIDPEELFRKIFGEFTGGMGFGDIHSMFEQRPEFVMELTFAEAAKGANKELSVNLDDACPRCDGKGSEPGTKVSHCHYCNGTGMESINTGPFMMRTTCRRCGGKGSIITTPCALCRGSGQTKKRQAVTVPVPAGVEDGQTVRMSVGTREILITFRVQRSPVFRRNGADIHSDTPISVAQAILGGSTTAQGLYQTINIVIPPSCPADQVIRLQGKGIRRMNSYSYGDHYVHIKIRMPKKLTRRQRSLLLSYAEEETDVQGTVNGVSPSAGGGSSTSGSGAKTTSSEEGQEKQQEQKEEGGFLSKLKKMFS encoded by the exons ATGGCGTCCTCCGCTACCCGGCTGACTACACGCTGGCTAGCGGCGACGGTTTCTTCTGGACACCGTAGCGGTCGTTTTCTCGTTGTCCCCGCCAGACATGCAGGAGTTTGTTCGGCGACGATATCGCAGGCGCACCGGGGTGGGGGAGCGGTCAGCCTGAGCTCCCGGACACGCGGAAATGCCGTGACATTGAGAGGACTGACAG TGGTGAGACTTCCCCATGTCACTACCGGCCACTCTTTCCACACCAGCAGCAAGTTGGCAAACAAGCAGGACTTCTATGAAGTCTTGGGTGTCTCCCGCACTGCCTCACAAAAGGACATCAAAAAGGCTTACTACCAG TTGGCAAAGAAATACCACCCGGATACCAACCCAGATGACCCAGAGGCCAAAGAGAAGTTCGCCAAACTGGCCGAAGCCTATGAG ATACTGAGTGATGACGTGAAGAGGAAGCAGTATGACACATACGGAGCAGCAGGCTTCGACCCCAGTCGAGCTGGGGCAGGCCAGCAGCAGTACTACAGAGCCGGTGGGACCAGTATAGACCCAGAGGAGCTCTTCAGGAAGATCTTTGGAGAGTTTACCGGAGGAATGGGCTTCGGAGATATCCACAGCATGTTTGAACAAAGGCCCGAG TTTGTGATGGAGCTTACGTTTGCAGAGGCAGCGAAGGGCGCGAACAAGGAACTTAGTGTGAACCTCGATGATGCCTGCCCAAGGTGTGATGGAAAGGGCAGTGAGCCAGGCACCAAGGTGTCACATTGTCACTACTGCAACGGCACTGGCATG GAGTCGATCAACACAGGTCCGTTCATGATGCGCACCACCTGTCGACGCTGCGGCGGGAAGGGATCCATTATAACCACGCCCTGTGCTCTGTGCCGGGGTTCAGGCCAGACCAAGAAGAGGCAGGCGGTCACTGTGCCCGTACCTGCTG GTGTGGAAGATGGTCAGACAGTGCGCATGTCAGTAGGGACAAGAGAAATCCTCATTACATTCAGG GTCCAGAGGAGCCCAGTGTTCAGACGCAATGGAGCAGACATCCACTCAGACACGCCGATTTCTGTAGCTCAAGCCATCCTGGGGGGCTCCACCACGGCACAGGGCCTCTACCAAACCATCAATATAGTG atTCCCCCCAGTTGCCCGGCTGATCAGGTGATCCGGCTGCAGGGGAAAGGCATTCGGAGGATGAACAGCTACAGCTACGGAGATCATTATGTTCACATCAAGATCAGAATGCCCAA gAAGCTGACTCGAAGGCAGCGCTCTCTGTTGCTCAGCTATGCTGAGGAGGAGACGGACGTGCAGGGAACCGTCAATGGTGTCAGTCCCTCTGCAG GAGGGGGCAGCAGCACTTCGGGATCTGGTGCGAAGACGACCAGCTCAGAGGAGGGAcaggaaaagcagcaggagcaaaaggaggagggaggcttCCTCTCTaaactaaagaaaatgtttagCTGA
- the LOC120800757 gene encoding dnaJ homolog subfamily A member 3, mitochondrial-like isoform X2, with amino-acid sequence MASSATRLTTRWLAATVSSGHRSGRFLVVPARHAGVCSATISQAHRGGGAVSLSSRTRGNAVTLRGLTVVRLPHVTTGHSFHTSSKLANKQDFYEVLGVSRTASQKDIKKAYYQLAKKYHPDTNPDDPEAKEKFAKLAEAYEILSDDVKRKQYDTYGAAGFDPSRAGAGQQQYYRAGGTSIDPEELFRKIFGEFTGGMGFGDIHSMFEQRPEFVMELTFAEAAKGANKELSVNLDDACPRCDGKGSEPGTKVSHCHYCNGTGMESINTGPFMMRTTCRRCGGKGSIITTPCALCRGSGQTKKRQAVTVPVPAGVEDGQTVRMSVGTREILITFRVQRSPVFRRNGADIHSDTPISVAQAILGGSTTAQGLYQTINIVIPPSCPADQVIRLQGKGIRRMNSYSYGDHYVHIKIRMPKKLTRRQRSLLLSYAEEETDVQGTVNGVSPSAGGSSTSGSGAKTTSSEEGQEKQQEQKEEGGFLSKLKKMFS; translated from the exons ATGGCGTCCTCCGCTACCCGGCTGACTACACGCTGGCTAGCGGCGACGGTTTCTTCTGGACACCGTAGCGGTCGTTTTCTCGTTGTCCCCGCCAGACATGCAGGAGTTTGTTCGGCGACGATATCGCAGGCGCACCGGGGTGGGGGAGCGGTCAGCCTGAGCTCCCGGACACGCGGAAATGCCGTGACATTGAGAGGACTGACAG TGGTGAGACTTCCCCATGTCACTACCGGCCACTCTTTCCACACCAGCAGCAAGTTGGCAAACAAGCAGGACTTCTATGAAGTCTTGGGTGTCTCCCGCACTGCCTCACAAAAGGACATCAAAAAGGCTTACTACCAG TTGGCAAAGAAATACCACCCGGATACCAACCCAGATGACCCAGAGGCCAAAGAGAAGTTCGCCAAACTGGCCGAAGCCTATGAG ATACTGAGTGATGACGTGAAGAGGAAGCAGTATGACACATACGGAGCAGCAGGCTTCGACCCCAGTCGAGCTGGGGCAGGCCAGCAGCAGTACTACAGAGCCGGTGGGACCAGTATAGACCCAGAGGAGCTCTTCAGGAAGATCTTTGGAGAGTTTACCGGAGGAATGGGCTTCGGAGATATCCACAGCATGTTTGAACAAAGGCCCGAG TTTGTGATGGAGCTTACGTTTGCAGAGGCAGCGAAGGGCGCGAACAAGGAACTTAGTGTGAACCTCGATGATGCCTGCCCAAGGTGTGATGGAAAGGGCAGTGAGCCAGGCACCAAGGTGTCACATTGTCACTACTGCAACGGCACTGGCATG GAGTCGATCAACACAGGTCCGTTCATGATGCGCACCACCTGTCGACGCTGCGGCGGGAAGGGATCCATTATAACCACGCCCTGTGCTCTGTGCCGGGGTTCAGGCCAGACCAAGAAGAGGCAGGCGGTCACTGTGCCCGTACCTGCTG GTGTGGAAGATGGTCAGACAGTGCGCATGTCAGTAGGGACAAGAGAAATCCTCATTACATTCAGG GTCCAGAGGAGCCCAGTGTTCAGACGCAATGGAGCAGACATCCACTCAGACACGCCGATTTCTGTAGCTCAAGCCATCCTGGGGGGCTCCACCACGGCACAGGGCCTCTACCAAACCATCAATATAGTG atTCCCCCCAGTTGCCCGGCTGATCAGGTGATCCGGCTGCAGGGGAAAGGCATTCGGAGGATGAACAGCTACAGCTACGGAGATCATTATGTTCACATCAAGATCAGAATGCCCAA gAAGCTGACTCGAAGGCAGCGCTCTCTGTTGCTCAGCTATGCTGAGGAGGAGACGGACGTGCAGGGAACCGTCAATGGTGTCAGTCCCTCTGCAG GGGGCAGCAGCACTTCGGGATCTGGTGCGAAGACGACCAGCTCAGAGGAGGGAcaggaaaagcagcaggagcaaaaggaggagggaggcttCCTCTCTaaactaaagaaaatgtttagCTGA